ATCGATAATTGAGACTTGGGGTATTTGAGTAATATACAAAATTATGTAATTGGGGAATTGGTGTAATAATATTGGAATTATGTAATTAGGAATTGGTGCCTCAAAATAATAATTTTGAAATACTAACCGGCTGCTATTGCTTGACCGGCCATGGTTGTCGTGGACGAGACTGGGATGGGGGCTGCCGTAGTTGTACACGCCGTAGAGGTGACCCTGTTATTGGCGGCGGCACTTTATAGACCTGGCGACGTGGGCACGCAGCAGCGGGGCGGGCGGAGAGCAAGGGCGTAATCTATATCAAGTGCCATATACTCTATATTTAGACTGGTAGCGGGTTGGAGCATTCTCGTTGGTGGAGTAGCAGCCGCGGGCAGTTGAGACACGCCCTTGCTCTCCGCCCGCCCCGCTGCTGCGTGCCCACGTCGCCAGGTCTATAAAGTGCCGCCGCCAATAACAGGGTCACCTCTACGGCGTGTACAACTACGGCAGCCCCCATCCCAGTCTCGTCCACGACAACCATGGCCGGTCAAGCAATAGCAGCCGGTTAGTATTTCAAAATTATTATTTTGAGGCACCAATTCCTAATTACATAATTCCAATATTATTACACCAATTCCCCAATTACATAATTTTGTATATTACTCAAATACCCCAAGTCTCAATTATCGATGGATCCTTTCTTAATGACCGTGTCTTAGCTTTCTGGTCTTTATTAATTATACTACGTTCTACATGTATATGCTAATAATTGGCCGCACTCATTGTTGAGAAATCAGATAGGAGGGAGGAGCACCTCTATTTATAGGTGCTCATGATAATTGTGGTGTTGCCATATGGCAACTTGCACACTCTTCAATACAAAATATCCCAACTCTAGAACCCTCCTCATCCTTATCTAGTTTCTTATATTTGTACCATGCTAAAATATCTAGTTCTAGATTATTCTACACTTCAACATGAAGCATGGCAATTATGGCATGTGCATTGTCTCCAATTTTTGCCGACATGTGGTGTGCTTTTGCGCGTAACTTAGGCTTTTGGCACTGTGCACATGCAGGCCGAGTGAGCTAGTTGACTGCGATCACAGGAGCCAAGGCTGCAAAGGTGGATTATCCATCAACGCCTTCAACTATGTCAGGCAAAATGGCATCACATCGCGGCAGAACTACCCTTATAACCCTTTTCCGCAGGAGAATGGTACGTGCTTAGCTAGGACCACACCGTGCATGATCATGAACATGATCGGGTGGAGCCGGCTAGAGCCGCATAATGAGTATGAGCTCCTGGCGCAAGTTACCTACGCTCCCGTTGTCGTCGCCATCTCCATCGGAGAGAACAACACCGAGTTCGCGGATTACCCGGGCGACATGTACTGGGGTAGGTGCACAACTGGGAACGATCAGGAGCTCTTGCTTGTGGGTTACGGCCCCGACTTCTACAGTCTGAAGAATTCTTAGGGACAATCATGGGGGGGATTTCGGCTACCTCTTCCTTCCTAGGACAAATAACTACGAGGTCCTCGAGAGGGGTGGCTCTTACCTCATGATGGGTTGGGACTAGTCCATCCAAGGGATTCGAGATCGATTGCATGGAGCTATAAACATGATCGAGTCTCGAAAGTAGAATGTATTTATTTTTCTACAGTTTACTCATTGGGGGCTCGTACTCTTTTCCTCACTGGGAGCTCCCGATGGAGTGAGGTTTTTAACGAGGCGACACCGATGTAACCATCTATAATTTTAAGTAAAGCTATTCCTCCTAAATGTTATGGTCTCATCCTTGATACGTATTCATCTCTACTATAAAAAAGGCAACATATCAAGTGCAAACCAGGGAACCTAAAACTTTGAATCATATCCACAGGACACCAATTCGATACCGCCCCTATAAATGCCACCCAAACTTCCGCCTCTCTCTGCTGCAGCCGCCTCATCTCTACTATAAAAAAGGCAACATAATAAATGCAAATCAGGGGACCTAAAACTTTGAATTAGATCCACGGGATACCAATCCAATGGATGGGGTGAGAGATGGGATGATTTTGCGCCTAAGCTCCCCCACCTGCTatcattttttttcaaaaaaaacctAACACCTCCCGGGCCTGTGCACCAGGCCTGTTCCGCCGCTAAGACGTGCGCCAGTCAGTTCCTTGCCACGACGTCCTCGTTCCCCTCGCTAGCGccgtgttatcgccataatttgaccggGCCAGGAGATGGGCCGAGAACAACATGGGCTGGAGGAAGTCATCGTGACAGGTTGTGAATCGGCCTCTGCGCGAGGAAGTTAAGGGCCTgaatggccatgtatctagtaaaagtagtttaaatatagtaagttagagattgagtCATGATCAGCTAGGATTAGTTATagagatcaagtctccggactataaatatgtaccatgcgAACAGTAATGGAAGAATCGACAGATCAATCAAacacaacaactctcggcgcatcgccacccctgttttagggtttccgTCAGGTAATCGCCATGTCGCCTCGATCAGGCttagcgtgatcggggcagcgtAGCTTTAATTTGCTATCTCTGCGTTACTTGTGCGGAAgtgtttttgatggcgagtaatgctagttatcttaacatttGTAGTGCTGCAGTAGTATTTCATGCTATATTCTTGTTCTGCTGTTAGCTTATAAGCGTTAAGCTGTCTTCACGCGCGCCTGCGGGTGCGGAgccagcaccttgctctgtcttgattagtagatccaatctgttatggtagatCTTTGTGTTCCAAAGGTTCGGCTAGATATATGTGCAGTTAGGCAtttcaaatgggttgaatgttccggctgcacgTTTGATGCTTTGCACCAATCTAAGAAggcattgttccaggaatctgcttctggttggtttttaggcctcttgtTAGATTGGCTTTCTGTTTATCGTTCATGTTTAATCAAAGAAAGGTTACGTTATTTTTTCTTTTAAAACAAACAGTCATCAGCTGGTCGGTCCAGTTCATGGCGGTTCATTGTTCATACTGGCAGCAGGACTGCAAGAGAGTATTGGtcccaggcaggcaggcaggcaggcaggtcTTGGCGTCCAAGCCTCGGTTGGATCGATGTGCTCAGCGCAGCGCAGCGCAGCGATCGATATGTATAATTCGCGTAAGTGGCGGAGGACGCGATAAAATCAAGGTATTGCCGAGACAACGAGCTAAAAAAATCATGCCGCAATTTAAACGTTTTTCACGACAAACAAATGTAAAATGAGACTGAAATGAGAGCGAAAAAATACCTTATCAAGAGGTCATCGTGATGACGCGATCATGATAAATTAATAACCAAATATCAATTACAATATAGCAATTAAAAATCTGcaaaaaaagataaaaataaGTTAATAATGATATACCTATAAATTCCTAGACATTGCTAGAGACCTAGAGTCTAGACACTAGACAATGAGTAAAAATATACCATTTTGGTTAATTTTTTTCTTCCCCTTGCTATTTCCAACCATGGttaggatggccgatggcggcgGGGCACTGGCACTCAGCAAGACGGCAAGGACGGCGGCCGGAGCGGCGCCAATGTGCAGCTCCACAAATTCTCAAATCTCTGTCACCGGACTCTCTTAGCAGTGCCCTGAAAAGTGAAAACCAAAGAGGAAACCAAGAACTTGACGTCTTGACACTTGACAGATAAATACAGATTACATATTACAGAAGGGCTCAAGGCCTCAAGCTGAGGGCAGAACCGCACTACCGCAGTCCGCAGAGGCGCAGAAGGCAGAggcgggcgagcgggcggcgggcggggctgcgggcggggctgcgggcggcggcgggcgggggcggggctgcgggcggcgccgcgcgggcggcgccgcgccgggcgggcggcaggcggggctgcgggcggcggcgggcgagcgggcggcggcgggcgagcggcgcggcggccgcgtcgggcgagcgggcggcggcgcgcggggctgcAGCTGCAGTCACGGTATGACGGTGGGCAGGGGTCGTGGGGAGCAGAGTCACGGTGGGCCGGTGGGGAGCAGACTAGGGTTAGATTTTTTTTATTGGGCTGGGCCGAGCCGAGGTATTGCCCGGGCAATACCGGGCAATAACGGGCCCTCCGCCCCTAATCGCGTCCACATTGCGCTGCATTGAAAAAAAACAATTTTGTTTAAAAACATCACATCGAATATTTGGACATATAAATGGAGTATTAAATATGGATAAAATGAAAAATCAATTGTACAGTTCGCAtataaatcgcgagacgaatcttttaaacctAATTGCGCCATAATTTGACAATATGATGCCACAGTAAATATTTACTAAGAACGGATTGATTAGACTTAATAAATTCATCTCGCAATTTACAGACAGAATGTGTAATTTATTTTGCTATTAGTCTACATTTGATACTCCAAATATGTATCAACCGCAAAAGCCTGCACTACCGCATGCGATGGATGCGAAGGTATGGACGACGActcatttttttatttttttaatccCTCGATCTTCATGCCTGCTGCCCTGACCTGCTTCAGACCGTCAACCCAACCCAATGTGCTGCTTGGCTTTGTTCATACTCCTCCCCTCATTCCCTTCCTAACAGTAACAGTAGGTAATTTCTGGCACGAAGCATGCACGGCAATGGCTATTACATCCGGGCAGCATCCGTGCTAGCTCTGGCTTGGAGCAGGATCCTCCAATCgactccagtgctagctcaaccCTGTCTGTCTGTCTGTCGGAGAGCCTCGATGCCAGCACCTTCCTTCCCTCTTCTATGTGTATCTTTCCGCGTTCAGATAGATTTCCATGTTCCACTAGCTCATTCAGAGTTCAGATAGATAGATTTCAAGTTCAGAATGTAGAGTGAGTAGTACTTGTACAGTATTACTAATGTTTTCCTAAACAAAGGAAATCATTGACACAAGGGAAGGGACCATGTCGATCAGCAGTCGCAGACCAGACGATATATATATTTCTAGTCTAGGAGAAAATCAGAATAACCCGTTACAACTTAGTTGAAGGGCGGAAAAGGGATGATCTTAGAGTGAGTGAATATAGAAAGGAATGGCGGAAGCTGCCAAGACGGACCAAGGGTACAACAACCAACATGGAATGGAATGGAATGGAGGTTACGGTACAACAATCAAGCATTCTCACACAGCTGAGGTGATGAAATTACATTTACAATCGGCAGCTAGCCGTTGAGCTCCGGACCCCTTGTCGTCCCCGTGGGTGACACGGGCGCGAGCCCCTTAGACGCGTCGCCGCCGGGGCTACCTCCCTTCCTAggggcgccgccgccagggCTCACCTCCCATGCCACTGCCCGAGCGACTGGCCGGAAGTCCGGTAGCCGCGAGGAAGGCGGCAGTAGGGCCTTCCTCGGCAGATCCCTCGCGCTCAGAGCATCCGCATCAATATGCACCAGAGTGCTCTAGCCTACTTCAGCGGCTTAGCCGATTAATCGCGATTAGTCACAATTGATCATGCTTATAGGTTTGCTAGCACCGATCATGTCCACCGAGAAGATTATCTCAACGAGAAGTCTGGTCGTCCGACTAATCATCAACTAATCATAAAAAGTCGGCCTATTAGCGTGGGACAACTATTTTACAGCAAGCTCTGAGAATTTTTGGGCCACCGATGGTTTTGACCTTTTGGCTGGTAATTTGGTGGCTCATTAAATTTTAGGTATGAGTCTCTCTCATGTCATTAGGTGATTGTTGGTGTGTGCTTTTATGCTCAGCTTCCAGATTAATCACGACTAATTATCTTATTAGGACCTTAGGACTGCACAcaactttttgatttgaaaACATTGATCGGCGGGATGGGTGGGGGGACTCGGATCGGGGAGGGGCAGCGACGGCTCGTGGTGGAGGAGTTGCTGAGCTTGTTGGACCCTCGGGAGAAGGACCGCTGGCATGAGCGTTCCTAATGGTTGCGCCGCTCGCGTCTGGTTGGCGACGGTCTCTTCGGTGTCTAGTCTACTAGCGCAGGTTTGTGGATGTGGCTGCGGTGAGCGCAGGGTGAAATCTCAATATGGTCTCACTCCAGCCGGCAATGGCGCCGCTTCGTGTTCATGAAGGCTCTGCGATGCGCTACCCGTACTATATAGCCATGTTGAAGCTTGGTGTTACGGGAAATCATTCGAGGGAATCCTAGTCGTCATTACGCCAGCATCAGCATAGGTGACACCTTTTTGTGCCACTTTCTCGCAGGAGGCGATGTTAATGTCTCTCTATACCTATACGCTTGGAGGGGGTATAGCAAAGAGATTTGGCGAGCAACAGATAATTCGAACATAAAGTTTCTAATAGATGAGAGATGTGATGGATTGATATCGTATGGATATATCACAAGATTGAAACGGGGATGAAGAAAAAGATTGAAGCTCAATTTTTTAGTTTTCTTTTCTTACGTGTAAAATCCTCATCTGAGGTTTAGGAGAGTCTATAAACTCTTTTAAAATATTTTAGCTGTAGTCATTCGCTTGGCTTGCGAGTGATCAATCTTTTAAAAAAAACACAGCTGAGCTGATGACTGATGAGTACGGTACAACAAGTTTCTACCTACTTGTAGCTCGGTGCAGTACAGTACGGGTAGTCTACCCTACCAGGCTACCACAGTAGTCGTCGAGTACAAACCCGGGAGCAAAGCATACACAGCTGAGGTGAGGTGAGCTGAGGTCTCTTCTCCAATCCAATCCCAAGGCCATCCAAGCAGGGCAGGGCGGCCATTATAAGAAGAGTACAAAGAGGAGgggagaggcaggcaggcaggcagtaGGCTTCCAATCCCACCCAGCGGCCAGCGGCCCTCTTCACCTGCTTAAtttgctctgctctgcccctgCTGCCGAGTGCCGAGGTGGATTCTTTGCCCCATGTCCGGCGCCGCTGCCGACCCGGAGGAGATCAGGGCGCGCGTCGTCGTCCTCGGCGCGCACCATGCCGCCGACGAGTGGGCGCGCCCGGAGCTGGAGGCCTTCCACCTG
The Panicum hallii strain FIL2 chromosome 6, PHallii_v3.1, whole genome shotgun sequence genome window above contains:
- the LOC112898278 gene encoding caricain-like; this encodes MARWLSIAAVAANAQQEPQNHWFLTGPRHGWPWHVLLRQSTLTGSVRFPSPPRLLTGTSARPSELVDCDHRSQGCKGGLSINAFNYVRQNGITSRQNYPYNPFPQENGTCLARTTPCMIMNMIGWSRLEPHNEYELLAQVTYAPVVVAISIGENNTEFADYPGDMYWGRCTTGNDQELLLVGYGPDFYSLKNS